Below is a window of Agathobacter rectalis ATCC 33656 DNA.
ATAATCATGATATGCTATTGGAACACCATGGTACTGCCTTTGAACCATATAATCATATCCGTACACCTGTCCGAGCTTGAACACGCGAACCTCCGGAACTGACAATGTAATGCCATCTGTGGGTACAAACGGAGTACCGTTTTCAAAATATTCCCCTGTAAGCTCTGCCCCCTGTTCAATGGTCAATTCACCATTTATAAGCTGATAGCTTTCTTTTCCAAGCTCGTCTATTGTCCCCGATTTTACAACATCATCTGTGTATGTTCCAAGAGCGTCACTGCTCGCATGCGCATCCGTATTCAGATATGCTCCTATCTTTCCATCACTCATTGAATATATGCCATTATCCGCTATCTGTATATGACACTCATTCGTATTTACAAGTGCTCCTACTCCTGATGCAAGATCCATATGATCCTTAAGAGCCGGATAACTGTATGGTGTTTCCTTTGTATCATCCATTCCAAGGTCACTGTTTATGATCCTTACCTCCGAATCCATATCAGTTGTATCGAGCTTACCGATTGATTCAAGCCAGTCCTTTATTGTATCCCAGCTCTCCTGTGTAGTAATGCCGTGTACTCCCCCCTCCATGACATACAACTCATTCGTTTCCGGCATATCTTTAAAAGTACAATTTGTAAACGATAAATTCCTGTAATCCTTGTTTTTTACCGCATCGGTATCTGTGCTATACTGTTCACAGCCTAGCTTATAATTCTCCCTGTTATCGGCAAGCTTTTTCTCATACGCAGCTATATCAATCCCCTGCTGCGTGTATGATTTATCCGCTGTATTCTTCTGCTGCGTATCTGCCGTTTTGCTGTCTGCACATGCAGACATGGTAAAAAATGCTGCAATGCAAAGGGCTGGTATTAGTACTGTTTTGTGATGTTTGTTCATATATAATTCCCCCATTTTGTAACACAATTAGCCGGTATGGGAAACATACCGGCTAACATATTTTTATCTTTTTTATACTACTTTATAAATCGTACCTTTTGCATTGCATCTTTTCCCCATAGACTTCTCCTTTACTATACTATGTTTTAAGTTACTTAATAACAATAATTATTGTTATTAGAAATCGATTACAATTTCAATTATATTCATTTTCCCATTTTTTTCAATACAATTTACATGAGATGACATTTTTTATTCACTTTTGGTACATTTTATATAGATCAATTAAAAATTAAAAATCAGTTACAACACAACCTTATCTTCTGCGGATAATACTGCAGCACCATATACAGCTTCATCTTATCTACCCTGCTCCAGTCTTTCTTTGATACCTGCTGCTCATCCATTATATACGGTATCACAAAAGATACATCCTCACCGGCATTAAGCTTTATCTCCAAAGCTTCCAAAGTAGGATTTAATGCAAAAAACAGTTCCATGTCATACTGATCACCATTGGTTCCCATTTCAAATGCAAGGCTTGTAAGATCAAGTGATGTTGTATCGTCCTTTACTTTGGTAACTGACAAGGTTATAAAACCCACACGCACACTGTCGAAAGGATATTCTGAACCATCATCCGTCTGATCATATGCATAATCAGGACATTTTTCTTTTAGGAGACTGCCATCGCCCCACTCCCATCCGGTCTGCTTTATCTCATAATTTCCAAGCTTTATAGTGTCATTGTCTGTATATGTGATGACCTTTGGGGATGGATAGCAATGATTCAGATAAACAATCCTTGCCAAAACAGCAATCATCACAATTCCTATGAGCATTCCCGAAAAAAGCCTTACTTGTTTTGATTTTCTTTGCTTCATAATAAATTCTCCTCGTCACTTCAATTTAAACCTTCCGCTGTCCACCAGATAGATTACATCTGATAGATTTTCAAGCTCATCCTTATCGTGAGAGCTAAGCAGTATAAGACTTCCTTTATCACGCATATCCCTTATGATTTCTGACAGTTTTTCCTGCCCCTCCTTGTCCAGGGCGTTAAAAGGTTCATCCAGCAAAAGAAGCTTTGGTTCCTCCATAATGGCACAGGCAATACCCAGTCTCTGCTTCATTCCAAGAGAATATTTTCTATACTTTCTCTTATCGTGTGGGTTCAGTCCAACCGTTTCAAGTGCCCTGCTTATATCAACTTCACCTTTATTTATTGATGCAAGCATTTTTAGATTGTCATAGCCTGTATAAC
It encodes the following:
- a CDS encoding ABC transporter ATP-binding protein is translated as MKIEIEHVSKKIKDALVLDDVCMTLESGNIYGFKGVNGSGKTMLMRAVSGLMYPTSGTISIDGKVLGKNMAFPERIGMLIENPAFIDSYTGYDNLKMLASINKGEVDISRALETVGLNPHDKRKYRKYSLGMKQRLGIACAIMEEPKLLLLDEPFNALDKEGQEKLSEIIRDMRDKGSLILLSSHDKDELENLSDVIYLVDSGRFKLK